A region of the Arachis hypogaea cultivar Tifrunner chromosome 15, arahy.Tifrunner.gnm2.J5K5, whole genome shotgun sequence genome:
CCCTACTGAGGCGGCGGAGTAGGTGCTGATGTCAGTGCCCCACTACTAGCGTTGCTGCCGGTACCAGCAAAGTTACTTCCTCCAGCGCGCATTTGATGGTTGTACACTTCCATATGCTCTCGCAAATGATCTAGCTGCTCCAGCTTCTCCGTCAGGTATGAGTAATAACAATGACTCCTCCCACGCATGCAACAAGGTCGTTGTACCTCTGCTCAGACTACTCCGCTTGTTGGTGAAGCTCCtgtgtcaacttctatacctcttTCCTCAGGTCGACAACTTCCTGCAGATCGACAAGGTTGGTAGTAGATGCAGAGGCTACTAGCGAAGAACGACCCTAACCCGAAGCGACAGTTCTTGTGGGGTTCAGAGGCCACTATCAAAATCTACCACTGAGATCTCGGAGCCGGCTTCGTCGTTCCCACTAGGCAGCTGAGAATGTTGGATCGCGGCCTCCAACATCTGCGTGTAATCATCCTAGATCACACACGTTGTGATTAGGATAACCGTAAATTAACTTTAGaccaaataaatttgaaaattaaaaattaattaaaactcacATAATCGGCTGTAGACCGCTCGTCAGCAAATCTCTCCATGTTGGCCTTCAAGGTATGGGTATACTTGAAAGTCTCTGCCAGTGTCAGCTCACGATCCAACGACTTAGACTACACATATTCAAATCAACCgataaaataaatcaacaaataactaattcaagtaactactAACAAACATTACCAAACTAATTACCAGTCTGCTCTTCGTGTTCATGAAGGTCGCCAACCCACCCGTATACTTAGACGACCTCGGTGAAGCCCTGTTAGTGATGTTCGTTAGACAGCAACACTTGAACTCCTCATCATTTCTAAAATAGGCCATCAATTCCTTCTTGATAGATGGACGGATTCAGGTTATTAAGTGGTTGCGCCCCTGATGAACGTCGCTCATCATCTGCTGTAGTTGTTTAGCTGCCTGGTGGTCGTAGATCTTCCTGATCATGAGATTATGTTCCACATCTCATATGAATTTCAACTGCACAAAGTGCTTCAACGACATTAGTTTGTCAAAACAAAATACAGTTCAAATACAATTTATTAATTCAACATTATTGGGTTCTTACCACCCACTTCTGAAACCATCGCTCTATGATCTCAGCAGGGATCTTCGTGTAGCTCGACCACGGGTGGTCGTACATTGACTTAATGACTTCGGATATCTTCTGTGTGCAAGCATTATTATTTGGTGCAAACCTATTAGAGAAAAAAAACCCTAACATTAACAAATACATCGAAACACATA
Encoded here:
- the LOC112747162 gene encoding uncharacterized protein, yielding MAYFRNDEEFKCCCLTNITNRASPRSSKYTGGLATFMNTKSRLSKSLDRELTLAETFKYTHTLKANMERFADERSTADYDDYTQMLEAAIQHSQLPSGNDEAGSEISVVDFDSGL